A window of the Planktothrix tepida PCC 9214 genome harbors these coding sequences:
- a CDS encoding alpha-ketoacid dehydrogenase subunit beta, whose product MAPTLLFNALRQATDEEMARDPSVFVLGEDVGHYGGSYKVTKDLYQKYGDLRVLDTPIAENSFTGMAVGAAMTGLRPIIEGMNMGFLLLAFNQIANNGGMLRYTSGGNFKMPLVIRGPGGVGRQLGAEHSQRLESYFQSVPGLKMVACSTPYNAKGLLKAAIRDDNPVLFFEHVLLYNLKEDIPDEEYIVPIDKAEVVRRGKDVTILTYSRMRHHVMQAVPTLVKQGYDPEVIDLISLKPLDFDTIGESIRKTHRVIIVEECMKTGGLGAEITASINDRLFDELDAPVLRLASQDIPTPYNGALERLTIVQPEQIVEGVQKILSKKF is encoded by the coding sequence ATGGCACCAACCCTACTTTTTAATGCGCTGAGACAAGCAACCGATGAAGAAATGGCTCGTGACCCCTCCGTGTTTGTGTTGGGAGAAGATGTGGGTCACTATGGTGGTTCCTACAAAGTCACGAAAGACCTTTATCAAAAATATGGAGATTTACGGGTTTTAGACACTCCCATTGCAGAAAATAGTTTTACCGGAATGGCCGTTGGCGCTGCAATGACGGGGTTACGACCGATTATTGAAGGGATGAACATGGGATTTTTGTTACTCGCCTTCAACCAAATTGCTAATAACGGGGGAATGCTGCGCTATACCTCTGGAGGCAATTTTAAAATGCCTTTGGTCATTCGTGGCCCTGGGGGTGTAGGCCGTCAATTGGGTGCGGAACATTCTCAACGGTTAGAATCTTATTTTCAATCGGTTCCGGGGTTAAAAATGGTCGCTTGTTCGACTCCTTATAACGCAAAAGGGTTACTGAAAGCGGCGATTAGAGATGATAATCCGGTTTTATTTTTTGAGCACGTTTTATTATATAACCTCAAAGAAGATATCCCCGACGAAGAATATATTGTTCCGATTGATAAAGCGGAAGTGGTTAGACGCGGAAAAGATGTGACGATTTTGACCTATTCTCGGATGCGTCATCATGTGATGCAAGCGGTTCCGACTTTGGTGAAACAGGGTTATGATCCTGAAGTGATTGATTTAATTTCTCTCAAACCCTTAGATTTTGACACGATTGGTGAATCCATCCGCAAAACCCATCGCGTGATTATCGTTGAAGAATGTATGAAAACCGGGGGACTGGGAGCAGAAATTACCGCTTCAATTAATGATCGTCTTTTTGATGAACTGGATGCACCTGTATTACGATTAGCATCTCAAGATATTCCCACACCTTACAATGGAGCTTTAGAACGACTCACGATTGTTCAACCGGAGCAAATTGTTGAGGGGGTTCAGAAGATTTTGAGTAAGAAATTTTAA